Sequence from the Paeniglutamicibacter cryotolerans genome:
TGACGTCTACAACAGTCAGGACATCGTCAAGAACGGCAAGACGCTGGGCTCCACCAATATGGACGAAAGCTACTTCAAGCAGTTCGAGGCGTTTTCGAAGAAGCATGGTGTCCGCTGGGCGCTGGCGGAGACAGGAATTAATGATTCCGCCTCCAAAAAAGACCCACAATGGATGAAGCGCACCTATGATGAACTCATCAGCCGAGGTGGGATCGGAATGACCTACTTCAATACCCCGCACAACTCGATCACTACTTGGGCCATCACTGACTCGGTGAAAACTAAGCAGTTCGCCGAAGTCTTGAAGACCTCAGCAAAGATCAAGTAGCAACGTCTGAAGGGCGGTCCCGTGCCAGACTCGCAAGCGAACGTTCACGTTCCCCTGGGAGATGCGCCGGTGGCCGCCCTTTCTGCTGCCCTGCTGGATCTCGGATTCGAAGGCGATATCCAGCTGGCTCGGAACCGTCCCGGCGCCAAGGCCGTCGGATTCGCCGTGGTGCCGAGCATCGAGAAGGCCATCCTCATCGTCCCGACCGGATCGAGGCGTGCCTCGGCGGCGGCACTGCGCCGATTCAGCGCCGACCTTACCGGGCGGCAGAAACTGCAGCGTGTCGCCGCAGCGACGCTGTTCGGGCTCTGGGGTGCCCGGTCGCCGCTTGCTTCACATTCTTTGGTTCCGGGAAGCGGAACCTCTCAGGGCATCGTTGAGCACCTTTCGGGGATTTTCGGGGAGCAGGTGCAAATCAGCATGGGGGTGGGTACGCTGCGTGCGAACCGAAAGCCGATTTTGCAGGTGTTCTCGCCAAGGGGGCGGAGCCTGGGGTTCGCCAAGGTCGGAACCAACGCGTTTACCTCCGGACTGGTCGACCGGGAAGGCCTGGCGCTCGAGGAACTCAACGATAGGACCTGGAAGTCACTGATCCTTCCTCGAGTGATCCATCGTGGTCCTTGGAAGGAGGGTAGCCTCCTGATCATGTCGGGGCTCTCCACTTCGCCGGTATCCGCAGCCAGGGGTCTGGAACGGCTTCGAAATGACGTGCAGGAGGAACTGCAATCCGCCTATTCCACAACCTCCATGCCGTTGGCAAACAGTTCTTGGTTCGTGGAACTTGAGCTGGCGGTGAATGCAGGGCCTCCGGATTCGAAGCCCTTCCACCGACTTTCCCGGGCCATTGAAACGTTGTCCAGGAAGTTCGGCGAACTGCCGGTGGAGTTCGGCATGACCCATGGCGACTGGACCCCCTGGAACATGTCAGTGAGCAAGGGAAAGCTGCAGGTCTGGGATTGGGAACGGTTCTCAACCGGTGTCCCGGTGGGCTTCGACGAAATCCACTACTCCCTGCACCGGCACCTGCGGCATGCGGGACTAAGCGCACGAGCAGTCATTGACGGGGCGAGAACACCTGGCACCACCTCTTCGGTGGTGCCTCTGGCCTATTTGGGCGAACTTGCCGCGCGCTACTTGCTGGGCGGGCAGAGCCTGCACGTTCCGGCGGTCGAGCTCAAGGCCATGGCACTCATTGAAGCACTGGAAACTATGGTGAAGGAGTAATGCGTGACTAAGTCAGGATTGCGTTCGCTGACGGGGACCGCCAAAAAGGTCCTTCCGGGCGGTGTGCAAGACGGGATCCGGGCTGGGATCCAACGGTTCGGGACGATGACAGCCCCGGCCCGGATGCTGCCCGGATTCATCATCATCGGGGCCCAGCGCAGCGGCACCACCTCGCTTTACCGTCTGTTATCCGCCCATCCCGATGTGGTCAGGCCGACGGCGTCCAAGGGCATCGGCTACTTTGACCTCAACTATGCCAAGGGCCAGGCATGGTATCAGGGTCATTTCCCGCTTTCGGCGACGGCTAGGCTGGCCACGAGGCCGCAGGCGCCCCAGGTCTTCGAAAGCAGCGGCTACTACGCATTCCACCCGTTGGCCGCCGATCGGATCGCGAACGACCTGCCCGGGGTAAAACTCGTGATGATGCTGAGGGACCCGGTCGAACGGGCCTATTCGGCGCACCGGCATGAATTCGTGCGAGGTTTCGAGACCGAGGAATTCGAACCGGCGATAGAGCTTGAGGATTCACGTCTTGAAGGCGAGGTGGAGCGTCTCTCGGTGGAACCGGATTATCAGAGCTTCCATCACAGACACCATGCGTACCTGTGCCGGGGAAGGTACGCCGAGCAGATCCGGCGGATCAGGGGAGCCGTCGGCGACGACGGACTTTATCTCATGGACGCCGACGACTTCTTCGGGGACCCCTCGGCGGAGTTCCAACGCCTCCAGGCCTGGCTCGGGCTCAACAACTGGATTCCTGAGCAGATTCCGGCGGAGAACGCGCAGCCCAGGTCGCCGATGGATCCGGAACTCCGCAAACGGCTGCGGGCATACTATGAAGCACCCGACAATGATCTGGCAGTGCTCATGGGAAGGAAGCCCTCCTGGCGCCGCGAGTGATGGGTCCGGGAGCCTAGGATAACAAGGCATCGAGCAGTCGTTGGGTGGCCTTGCCATCCTCCCAGGGACAGAACCGTTGCTGGAAGGAACGGTAACGCGGTTGCAATGTCACCCGAAAAAGCTCGGAGTTACTAATGGCCGACCCCAGCTCTTCTAACGAGGTTACGATCGGCCCGGGGGCCCACTCCGCGTAGTCGAAGTAGAGCCCCCTGACCGAAGTGCTGTATTCCAATAGGTCGTACGCGTAGAGGATAATGGGTTTTCCGGTCACGGCAAAGTCGTAGATGGCCGAGGAATAGTCCGAAACCAAGACATCGGCGGCCAGATACAACTCGGCGATGTCAGGATAGCCGCTGACATCAAGGACCTTGAGGTGGCCGGAAGGGCCCTTCGGCCGGTGTGCTTCGACCACGGAGTGCATTCGGGACAGGAACACTGTGCCCTCGGGAGTATAAGTGGCAAGGCGCTCATAGTTGATATTGCTGGTGTCCTGAAACCTTCCATTCTCTGCCTTGCTGTCATCGCGCCAAGTCGGGGCATAGAGGACGACGTGTTCACCCGGCAAGATGCCCAGCGCCCCGCGTACTGTCTTACGCAGGGCGGAGGACGAATCCGAATTCAGGATGTCATTGCGGGGATATCCTGTTTCCAGGATTTCCCCTTCGTATCTGAACGCGGAACGGAAGAGTGATGAACACTCCGGACTGGGCGATACCAGGTAGTCCCATTTGGAAACGTCCCTGATCATCCGCTGACGGTGCTTTGCTGCTCCGGAGTAGGTTGCCTGGGTTTCGTCGAATCCGATCCGCTTTAGGGGCGTCCCGTGCCATGACTGTATGTACCTGACATTTCTTCCCTTGACTAGGTGCTTGGTCACGATGTCGTTGGTGAAGAGGTAATCGCTGCGTAGGAGCTGCAAGAAGTAGGCTGGAGAATGCCGCCGCAGTGGAAGACAGTAGTCCGGAAGCGCGGCGCCATCGGACGCCACCCAGTATTGCTTGATGTCCGGGCTCCTGAGGGCTAGTTGTTCCGAGACGGCTTTCGGACTATCGGCATAGCGTCCGCGCCAGCTTTCGAACATGGCACTGGGGCACATGGCTTGATGTCTCCTTCAGACTTGACGGGAAGCGGAACGTGGTCGGAGGTCCCTGAAGGAAGACAACTCCAGTGGACGGCGGCACAGCCACAGGAAGCCGAGGTAGCAGAGGCACCCAACGGCGAAAGCCAGGAAAAACGGAAGCAGCTCATCGGTTCCGCTCAGGGCGACGGGGGCCAACGGAATGGCGAAGCTAGTGATGGCGGAAACCGATACCAGCAGGGCGCCGCGGCTCCAGGGAGTGATGCCGAGCAGGGTGCGGACGCTGAGGAAGGTGAGGGTGTTGCGCACGGCGATGGCCACCGCCCAGGCCATCGCAGCCCCTAGGATCTGGAAGGCCGGGATGAAAACTAAGCACAATCCAATGTTGAAGGCTAGGCCAATCAACGAAATCCACAGGCTGACCGTGCTCTTTCCCGCCATCAGGAGCATGGTGTCCAGCGGGCCGGCAGCCGTCGCGAACATCATGGCTAATCCCATAACCAGGACGACGGTTCGGGCCGAGGGATTGTCATACCCGTTCCCAAAGATCATCAGATAGTGATTGACCCCGATGATGGCAACGACGTATAGCGGCCACGCGACAGCCATGTTCCAAGACGTGGCTACTTTGAAAACACGTTCAGCCGTTGCAGCGGTTTCCAGGGCAAGTATCTGGCTGAAACGCGGTTGAAGTACCTGCTGGATGGCGTTGACACCGAATTGTCCCAGGGCAACGAATCTGGTGGCTGCCGTGTAGACGGCAGCTTGGGCCGGTCCAATGAGGGCTGCCACCAAGATGATGTCGGCACGCTGGATGATCGCCTGTGAAATACGGGCCACGGCGCGAGGCCAGGTGAAGGTCCAGAATTCGTGCCGAAGCTCAGGCACCGGAGTCGGAATGACGTCCATGGGAACTTGCCGATAGGGACGGAACACCTGATGGAACAGGAAGACCGATAGAAATGCTGAAAGTACGTAGGGAATTGCCCAGCTCGTCGCCAGCCAGAGCACCCCGCCACTGAACAGGGCCACCAGAAGTGCGCCTGCCGGTTGAAGAACGGGCCTGAGCAGCTTCTCGGACAACACGGTGCTCTTGAACGTTCCCAAGGCACGGGCAGCGGCCAGGCTGAAGTCACCGAGGGCCGCGATGGGCAACAGTGCCATCAAGACGATAGTCAACGTCGTGCCGGAATTGTTCCCCAAGCCGGTCAGTGAACTGATCGTGGGCGCGAAGATGATCCCTAGCAAGGCCAAAAGCAGGCTGCAGATCAGAACCGGGATCCGCGCGATCCGCACTACCGGGCCCATGTCAGCCTGCCGGTTCATGGATTTGAAGCGGAGGAGGAACCGGGCTAATCCCGCATCCGTGCCCAATGAGGAAACGCTGAGGGCGATGAGGAAGATCGATGTCGCGGAAAACAACATGCCGGCGGTGGTGGGATCGAAGGACTGGGTGACCACGACAATCAGGACGAAGTTAAGCACCGCTGCGATCGCTGCCCCGAGCATGTTGAGTGTCCCGCTGCGGGCAATTCCGGAAAGGTGTGAATGTAGAGGCGATTCCCTGGTACTAGGCATTCTTGCCATGGAATACCCCATTGCCGGATGCGGTTTCTTCCATGGGGAACTTGTCCGGTGCTGGCTCCGAGGGAAGCAGGGGGCTCCGATGCGGCCGGCTGGGGTCAATCACGAGCAGGCCGATGAGTTCCGCGGCGAGTCCGGAGCAGATGTACTGGGCTGCCCTGATTTCAACATGACGGGTTGAACCCAACTCAACCTCCATCAGGACCGTCGGGACCGAAGCCACCAGGGATTGGGCCAATGGCTGGGACAAATCGTTAGTCAAGACCACGACGACATCGACGGTGCGCTTGAAATCGGCCAGTAACTCATTAAGCCGTTGAGTGGGGATGCCTTCCTCGCTGTCCCGGGAAAACTTTCCCGGTCCCAGGATCTTCAAGAAGGGTCCCACAGCTTGGGCGACGTCGAACAAGGTCATGGTGCCATCGAGGATCTCTCCCAGGCCGGGGGCCCCGGTTGCGGGTCCGCCGTGGATGTCGGTTTTCCCCGTGGTGTCCAGGATCAGTGTTTGGATTCTGGCTGTGGACAGGGCCTCCGCCAGTGCCGCGGCGCATCGGGGTGATTCGGATTGCGGGCCAGCGGATGCCACCAAGGCCACGCGCTTGCCACCGCCCTGCATGAGAGCAAGCAGCTGGGACCTGAAAGCGACGAAG
This genomic interval carries:
- a CDS encoding sulfotransferase family protein, with translation MTKSGLRSLTGTAKKVLPGGVQDGIRAGIQRFGTMTAPARMLPGFIIIGAQRSGTTSLYRLLSAHPDVVRPTASKGIGYFDLNYAKGQAWYQGHFPLSATARLATRPQAPQVFESSGYYAFHPLAADRIANDLPGVKLVMMLRDPVERAYSAHRHEFVRGFETEEFEPAIELEDSRLEGEVERLSVEPDYQSFHHRHHAYLCRGRYAEQIRRIRGAVGDDGLYLMDADDFFGDPSAEFQRLQAWLGLNNWIPEQIPAENAQPRSPMDPELRKRLRAYYEAPDNDLAVLMGRKPSWRRE
- a CDS encoding CDP-glycerol glycerophosphotransferase family protein, which gives rise to MCPSAMFESWRGRYADSPKAVSEQLALRSPDIKQYWVASDGAALPDYCLPLRRHSPAYFLQLLRSDYLFTNDIVTKHLVKGRNVRYIQSWHGTPLKRIGFDETQATYSGAAKHRQRMIRDVSKWDYLVSPSPECSSLFRSAFRYEGEILETGYPRNDILNSDSSSALRKTVRGALGILPGEHVVLYAPTWRDDSKAENGRFQDTSNINYERLATYTPEGTVFLSRMHSVVEAHRPKGPSGHLKVLDVSGYPDIAELYLAADVLVSDYSSAIYDFAVTGKPIILYAYDLLEYSTSVRGLYFDYAEWAPGPIVTSLEELGSAISNSELFRVTLQPRYRSFQQRFCPWEDGKATQRLLDALLS
- a CDS encoding oligosaccharide flippase family protein — translated: MGYSMARMPSTRESPLHSHLSGIARSGTLNMLGAAIAAVLNFVLIVVVTQSFDPTTAGMLFSATSIFLIALSVSSLGTDAGLARFLLRFKSMNRQADMGPVVRIARIPVLICSLLLALLGIIFAPTISSLTGLGNNSGTTLTIVLMALLPIAALGDFSLAAARALGTFKSTVLSEKLLRPVLQPAGALLVALFSGGVLWLATSWAIPYVLSAFLSVFLFHQVFRPYRQVPMDVIPTPVPELRHEFWTFTWPRAVARISQAIIQRADIILVAALIGPAQAAVYTAATRFVALGQFGVNAIQQVLQPRFSQILALETAATAERVFKVATSWNMAVAWPLYVVAIIGVNHYLMIFGNGYDNPSARTVVLVMGLAMMFATAAGPLDTMLLMAGKSTVSLWISLIGLAFNIGLCLVFIPAFQILGAAMAWAVAIAVRNTLTFLSVRTLLGITPWSRGALLVSVSAITSFAIPLAPVALSGTDELLPFFLAFAVGCLCYLGFLWLCRRPLELSSFRDLRPRSASRQV